One segment of Ascochyta rabiei chromosome 7, complete sequence DNA contains the following:
- a CDS encoding tRNA(adenine34) deaminase — MFTRARQEPWVTAVVASGALGLALYHLLARRPLSASTRKEPLEREQPSQSSTTNLVADDMSSEDRAYHERFMREAIAMAELALKSDETPVGCVFVKDGEIIGRGMNETNRTLNGTRHAEFVAIAGILSKEPISILHKTDLYVTVEPCVMCASMLRQYGIRAVYFGCWNERFGGTGGVLNMHSDPSVDKPYPVTGGIFREEAIMLLRKFYVQENEKAPEPKQKKTRELKTEILPMDIHAPKSTPSPALPQAKPAVAKPLVAVPYIPGLAAATAAP, encoded by the exons ATGTTCACCAGAGCGCGGCAGGAGCCATGGGTCACTGCTGTGGTCGCCTCAGGCGCCCTGGGCCTGGCTCTCTACCATCTGCTTGCACGACGCCCATTGTCTGCGAGTACGCGCAAAGAGCCACTGGAGCGTGAACAGCCAAGCCAGAGCTCGACGACCAACTTGGTAGCAGACGACATGAGTTCCGAGGACCGGGCGTATCACGAGCGCTTCATGCGAGAAGCCATTGCCATG GCCGAACTGGCACTGAAGAGCGATGAGACGCCTGTTGGCTGTGTCTTCGTCAAGGATGGCGAGATCATTGGCCGAGGCATGAACGAGACCAACCGCACGCTCAATGGCACCCGCCACGCCGAGTTCGTTGCCATTGCCGGCATCTTGTCCAAGGAGCCCATTAGCATCCTGCACAAGACCGACCTCTACGTCACGGTCGAGCCATGTGTCATGTGTGCTTCGATGCTTCGCCAGTACGGCATCCGGGCGGTCTACTTTGGTTGCTGGAACGAGCGATTCGGCGGTACGGGCGGCGTTCTGAACATGCACTCGGA CCCGAGTGTCGACAAGCCATACCCGGTTACCGGCGGCATCTTCAGGGAGGAGGCCATCATGCTGCTCAGGAAGTTTTACGTTCAGGAGAACGAGAAGGCGCCGGAGCCCaagcagaagaagacgagAGAACTCAAGACGGAGATTCTGCCCATGGACATCCACGCTCCCAAGTCGACGCCGTCGCCTGCTCTGCCCCAGGCCAAACCAGCTGTCGCCAAACCGCTGGTGGCTGTGCCTTATATTCCGGGTCTTGCAGCTGCCACGGCAGCACCCTGA
- a CDS encoding Non-classical phosphatidylinositol transfer protein (PITP), giving the protein MADSAKPAAPAEAAEVAAPSAASTEKQSEPLAPQSTDFTDSTDSTDSARQGLEATTEQKHIDHVLARTPGPALDDNETQEPMPPVAPQPAVGVESLPTEASQKASDAVPITNTSPSSVPTLGHSPSPAGPATGSSAWPETAADHPLTLFFEALDDLVHQSGHDDVYGVKLSRSNEFHTKLILQKFLRANANDLDKAKQQLLDTLKWRKDFDPTKAARETLDRSKFHGLGYIIEVDGVPESKNKTDVVTFNIYGAVKDNKATFGDLDAFLRWRVGLMERSIQKLNLSSATAPIPNFGEGPDPYQGFQVHDYLHVSFLRQDPLVKAATKKTIEVLGRYYPETLSRKFFVNVPVVMGWLFNATKLFIAKETVKKFTVLSYGNQLANELGQGIPTEYGGTQGPLNEVGEGMQLAA; this is encoded by the exons ATGGCCGATAGCGCCAAGCCAGCCGCCCCCGCTGAAGCCGCTGAAGTCGCTGCCCCCTCGGCTGCCTCGACAGAGAAGCAGTCCGAGCCCCTCGCACCGCAGTCCACCGACTTCACCGACTCCACCGACTCCACCGACTCCGCCAGGCAGGGCCTCGAGGCCACCACCGAACAGAAGCACATCGACCATGTACTCGCCCGCACCCCTGGACCCGCCCTGGACGACAACGAGACCCAGGAGCCAATGCCCCCCGTGGCACCCCAGCCTGCCGTGGGCGTCGAGAGCCTCCCCACAGAAGCATCGCAGAAGGCGTCTGATGCCGTGCCCATCACCAACACCAGCCCCAGCTCCGTGCCTACCCTGGGCCACAGTCCCTCGCCTGCCGGCCCTGCTACCGGCTCCTCTGCCTGGCCCGAGACCGCCGCCGACCACCCCTTGACCCTCTTCTTCGAAGCCTTGGACGACCTCGTCCACCAGTCCGGCCACGACGACGTCTACGGCGTCAAGCTCTCCCGGTCCAACGAGTTCCACACCAAGCTCATCCTGCAGAAGTTCCTGCGCGCAAACGCAAACGACCTCGACAAGGCGAAGCAGCAGCTGTTGGACACGCTCAAGTGGAGGAAGGACTTCGACCCCACAAAGGCCGCGCGCGAGACCTTGGACAGGTCCAAGTTCCATGGCCTGGGCTACATCATCGAGGTCGACGGTGTGCCCGAGAGCAAGAACAAAACGGACGTGGTGACGTTCAACATCTACGGAGCCGTCAAGGACAACAAGGCCACCTTTGGCGACCTCGATGC CTTCCTCCGATGGCGCGTCGGCCTCATGGAAAGGTCCATCCAGAAGCTGAACCTGTCCTCGGCCACAGCGCCCATCCCCAACTTCGGCGAAGGCCCGGACCCTTACCAGGGCTTCCAGGTCCACGACTACCTGCACGTTTCCTTCCTGCGCCAAGATCCCCTCGTCAAGGCTGCCACCAAGAAGACGATTGAAGTGCTCGGCCGCTACTACCCGGAGACGCTGTCGCGCAAATTCTTCGTCAACGTGCCTGTCGTCATGGGCTGGCTGTTCAACGCCACCAAGCTGTTCATCGCCAAGGAGACGGTCAAGAAGTTCACCGTCCTCAGCTACGGCAACCAGTTGGCCAACGAGCTGGGCCAGGGCATCCCCACAGAGTACGGTGGCACGCAGGGTCCGCTCAACGAGGTTGGCGAGGGCATGCAGTTGGCAGCCTAG
- a CDS encoding Golgi apparatus membrane protein tvp18 — protein MTLAEEFKSRNFSIYGQWTGVLCIFLCFALGIANIFHATFVIAFSIVCLVTAFIIIFIEIPLLLRICPTSPKFDAFIRKFETNYMRAAIYFVLSAVQWISIWPQATSLIVAAIFLLLASLFYALAGFKGQAFQGSKTLGGQGVAQMII, from the exons ATGACACTTGCTGAGGAGTTCAAGTCGAGGAATTTCA GTATCTACGGTCAATG GACCGGAGTGCTGTGCATCTTCCTCTGCTTTGCGCTTGGAATCGCGAACATCTTCCACGCAACCTTTGTCATCGCGTTTAGCATTGTTTGCTT GGTGACTGCCTTCATCATCATATTCATCGAGATCCCGCTGCTCCTCCGCATCTGCCCGACGTCCCCCAAGTTCGATGCCTTCATCCGCAAGTTCGAGACAAACTACATGCGCGCTGCCATCTACTTCGTCTTGAGCGCTGTGCAGTGGATCAGCATTTGGCCCCAAGCCACAAGCTTGATCGTCGCGGCCATCTTCCTGCTCCTTGCCTCCCTCTTCTACGCGCTTGCCGGCTTCAAGGGCCAAGCGTTCCAGGGCAGCAAAACCCTGGGCGGACAGGGTGTGGCCCAGATGATCATCTAA